Proteins found in one Miscanthus floridulus cultivar M001 chromosome 4, ASM1932011v1, whole genome shotgun sequence genomic segment:
- the LOC136552253 gene encoding probable cytokinin riboside 5'-monophosphate phosphoribohydrolase LOGL9 yields MEAGSAAENGGAGKEGSGSRFRRVCVFCGSSSGKRSSYRDAAVELGKELVARKVDLVYGGGSLGLMGEVSEAVHKGGGHVIGVIPTTLMGKEITGETVGEVRAVAGMHQRKAEMARNSDAFIALPGGYGTLDELLEVIAWAQLGIHSKPVGLLNVDGYYDFLLAFIDKAVDDGFIKPSQRHIFVSAPDARELVQKLEEYEAVQDEDPATPKLRWEIEQAGYNASLLAEIAH; encoded by the exons ATGGAAGCAGGGTCGGCGGCCGAGAACGGCGGCGCGGGCAAAGAAGGGTCCGGCAGCAGGTTCAGGCGGGTGTGCGTGTTCTGCGGGAGCAGCTCCGGCAAGCGGAGCAGCTACCGggacgccgccgtcgagctcggcaAGGAGCTG GTGGCGAGGAAGGTGGATTTGGTGTACGGAGGGGGAAGCCTGGGGCTCATGGGGGAGGTCTCCGAGGCCGTGCACAAGGGCGGCGGCCATGTCATTGG CGTCATACCCACCACTCTCATGGGCAAGGAG ATCACCGGGGAGACGGTGGGCGAGGTGCGGGCCGTGGCCGGGATGCACCAGCGCAAGGCGGAGATGGCGCGCAACTCCGACGCCTTCATCGCGCTCCCGG GCGGGTACGGGACGCTGGACGAGCTCCTGGAGGTGATCGCGTGGGCGCAGCTCGGCATCCACAGCAAGCCG GTGGGCCTGCTGAACGTGGACGGGTACTACGACTTCCTGCTGGCGTTCAtcgacaaggcggtggacgacgggtTCATCAAGCCCTCCCAGCGCCACATCTTCGTCAGCGCCCCCGACGCCAGGGAACTCGTCCAGAAGCTGGAG GAGTACGAGGCCGTGCAGGACGAGGACCCGGCGACGCCCAAGCTGCGGTGGGAGATCGAGCAGGCCGGCTACAACGCCTCGCTCCTGGCCGAGATCGCCCACTAA
- the LOC136550089 gene encoding protein ALTERED PHOSPHATE STARVATION RESPONSE 1-like has protein sequence MGCGQSKMEEEYAVRHCRERSELLALAIRQRYMLADTHHAYAESLRAVGALLHDFLRGVQSLPPPPPEPALRLPQQRKGDGLPAASPPPAIASSSSTAPPVAKQVRIAPDDGHIHFSDDDSDSESGHIKFHDDEEPDPARRRSEVVRSAGEPGPPPPQMGPPYASGYAPPPYGPGYSYGYANGPGPGPGPGPDYGGIGMNGGGGYEPGYGVMGGGGYGQSYGGAGYDDQGYGGMSSGGGAGGYDQSYGGIGGYGQSFFNINYARSQPPPPSVSHEHRLQATNARVHYYSGNGEQQPPPRGYGGGYYPPQSSSSYNQYAYGGYYGGGSAPAPPADIPSSSREPATPPPPPSPPMVSTWDFLNPFETYESYYEQPTATAAPYSPSRSSKDVREEEGIPDLEDEDMEVVKEAYGDEKHPVKGYMGNGKAAKEEGRSSTGDELPRKSKASEASSSGSSLEHDVHVVEKSVVREQVQHSEPRQHVAGLPPTGSEKIYIDDTEVVLEIRTQFDRASQSAGEVSKMLEVGKMPYYQKSSGFKVSAMMVCGIPTMEEEFLHFEEDKAMGSGNLSSTLQKLYMWEKKLLEEVKTEERMRVLYDRKREELKMLDEKGAEAHKLEATELYIRKLSTKISIAIQVVNTISEKISKLRDEELWPQTCELIQGLMKMWSVMLECHQIQLHAISQAKNIDSMIDTAKFGDAHMDLIKRLELQLLDWIACFVAWVSAQKNYVKTLYQWLRNGVIYVPEETEDGAPPFSPGRLGGPPIFVICNNWAASVDRISEKEVVEAMQTFTSNVLNLWERHRSEQRQGLMANKGMDRDLRLMERDEQSMRKALEEQNKKLVLISNQGSVSLSAQVLHERGPGAEAGSLQTSLKNIFEAMENFTSASANTYKELHLCAEEERARVAQA, from the exons ATGGGGTGCGGCCAGtccaagatggaggaggagtacGCGGTGCGCCACTGCCGGGAGCGCTCCGAGCTCCTGGCGCTGGCCATCCGCCAGCGCTACATGCTCGCCGACACGCACCACGCCTACGCCGAGTCGCTACGCGCCGTCGGCGCCCTGCTGCACGACTTCCTCCGCGGGGTCCagtcgctgccgccgccgccgcccgagccCGCGCTCCGCCTCCCGCAGCAGCGGAAGGGCGACGGCCTCCCCGCCGCGTCACCGCCGCCCGCaatcgcctcctcctcctccaccgcgccGCCCGTCGCCAAGCAGGTCCGCATCGCCCCCGACGACGGGCATATCCACTTCTCCGACGACGACTCCGATTCCGAGAGCGGGCACATCAAGTTCCACGACGACGAGGAGCCCGACCCGGCTCGCCGCCGCTCGGAGGTCGTCCGCTCCGCCGGGGAGCCGGGTCCTCCGCCGCCGCAGATGGGACCGCCCTACGCCTCCGGGTATGCTCCGCCGCCGTATGGCCCTGGATACAGCTACGGGTACGCCAATGGGCCTGGGCCTGGTCCGGGTCCTGGTCCTGATTATGGCGGTATTGGCATGAACGGCGGCGGCGGTTATGAACCAGGCTATGGTGTcatgggcggcggcggctacgGGCAAAGCTATGGCGGCGCCGGCTATGATGACCAGGGCTATGGTGGCATGAGCAGTGGTGGTGGCGCTGGCGGCTATGACCAAAGCTATGGTGGCATAGGTGGATATGGCCAGAGCTTCTTTAACATCAACTACGCTCGCAGCCAGCCACCTCCACCGTCTGTCTCGCACGAGCACCGCCTGCAGGCCACTAACGCCAGGGTCCACTACTATTCCGGCAATGGCGAGCAGCAGCCACCCCCGCGCGGCTACGGTGGTGGGTACTATCCACCGCAGAGCTCGAGCTCATATAATCAGTATGCCTATGGTGGTTACTATGGAGGTGGTTCTGCTCCTGCACCACCAGCAGACATCCCTTCCTCCTCCCGTGAGCCAGCCACACCACCGCCGCCTCCATCTCCGCCGATGGTGTCCACCTGGGATTTCCTGAACCCGTTTGAAACTTATGAGAGCTACTACGAGCAACCAACTGCTACAGCAGCTCCATACTCTCCCAGCAGGAGTTCAAAGGATGTTCGCGAGGAGGAAGGGATTCCAGACTTGGAGGACGAAGACATGGAGGTAGTCAAGGAAGCTTATGGTGATGAGAAGCACCCTGTGAAGGGTTACATGGGGAACGGGAAGGCGGCCAAGGAAGAGGGTAGGAGCAGCACGGGAGATGAACTGCCCCGCAAGTCCAAGGCGTCTGAGGCCAGCAGTAGTGGGAGCAGCTTGGAGCATGACGTGCATGTAGTGGAGAAGAGTGTTGTCCGAGAACAAGTTCAACACTCGGAGCCACGGCAGCATGTTGCCGGTCTACCACCCACAGGATCAGAGAAGATATACATTGATGACACTGAGGTGGTGTTGGAGATCAGGACTCAATTCGATCGTGCCTCTCAATCAGCCGGTGAGGTATCCAAGATGCTTGAGGTTGGAAAGATGCCTTACTACCAGAAGAGTTCAGGTTTCAAAG TCTCTGCAATGATGGTTTGTGGTATACCGACAATGGAGGAGGAGTTTCTGCATTTTGAAGAGGACAAGGCGATGGGATCCGGCAACCTCTCCTCTACACTACAGAAGTTGTACATGTGGGAGAAGAAGCTTCTTGAGGAAGTTAAG ACAGAGGAGAGGATGCGGGTACTGTATGACAGAAAACGTGAGGAGCTGAAAATGTTAGATGAGAAAGGTGCAGAAGCTCATAAGCTTGAGGCCACTGAACTTTACATCAGGAAGCTATCAACTAAGATTAGCATAGCTATCCAGGTTGTAAACACTATTTCAGAAAAGATTAGTAAGTTGAGGGATGAAGAGTTGTGGCCACAAACATGTGAGCTCATTCAAGG GTTGATGAAGATGTGGAGCGTTATGCTAGAATGTCATCAGATACAATTGCATGCCATATCCCAAGCTAAAAACATAGACTCCATGATAGACACTGCAAAGTTCGGTGACGCTCATATGGACTTGATCAAGCGGTTAGAGCTTCAGCTATTGGATTggattgcttgttttgttgcatGGGTTAGCGCTCAAAAGAATTATGTTAAAACTTTATATCAGTGGCTGAGAAATGGTGTTATCTACGTTCCTGAGGAAACTGAGGATGGGGCGCCTCCGTTTTCTCCTGGAAGATTAGGAGGGCCACCAATTTTCGTCATATGTAATAATTGGGCTGCCAGTGTGGACAGGATATCTGAGAAAGAAGTAGTCGAGGCAATGCAGACCTTTACATCCAACGTGCTGAATCTCTGGGAGAGGCACAGGTCAGAGCAAAGACAGGGTCTGATGGCGAATAAAGGTATGGACAGGGATCTTAGGTTGATGGAAAGAGATGAACAATCAATGCGCAAGGCTCTGGAAGAACAAAATAAGAAGCTTGTGCTCATTTCGAACCAGGGCAGTGTATCCTTGTCTGCACAAGTGTTACATGAGCGAGGCCCTGGTGCTGAAGCTGGTAGTTTGCAAACAAGTCTGAAAAATATTTTTGAGGCAATGGAGAACTTCACTTCTGCATCTGCAAATACATACAAGGAGCTCCATCTTTGCGCGGAAGAAGAGAGAGCCCGAGTTGCACAGGCATAA